Proteins from one Primulina huaijiensis isolate GDHJ02 chromosome 18, ASM1229523v2, whole genome shotgun sequence genomic window:
- the LOC140964672 gene encoding high-affinity nitrate transporter 3.1-like — protein sequence MENPIFLLASILFSCWVATCYSVTFSSLQNQKTLVVTTSPQTGQVLKAGQDSITVTWSLNTTVPSGTDSDYKTVVVMICYAPVSQKDRGWRKTVDDLKKDKTCLRDIVSQPYKPSGNTFTWKVARDVPTATYFVRAYAENSAKVKVAFGQSTDSNKTTNLFQIQAISGRNVSLDISSICFSVFSILSLFGFFFMEKRKSKASQQK from the exons ATGGAGAATCCTATTTTTCTTTTGGCATCGATTCTGTTTTCTTGCTGGGTAGCTACTTGCTATAGTGTCACCTTCTCTTCTCTCCAGAACCAGAAGACTCTCGTAGTCACCACCTCACCGCAAACGGGACAAG TTCTTAAAGCCGGGCAAGATTCGATCACCGTGACATGGTCACTCAACACTACCGTCCCATCAGGCACCGACTCAGACTACAAGACGGTGGTCGTCATGATCTGCTACGCTCCGGTGAGCCAAAAGGATCGCGGGTGGAGGAAAACGGTTGACGATTTGAAGAAAGACAAAACCTGCCTACGCGATATTGTATCCCAACCGTATAAGCCTTCCGGCAATACCTTCACATGGAAAGTGGCGAGGGATGTGCCCACCGCGACGTACTTCGTTCGCGCATACGCAGAAAACTCCGCGAAGGTGAAGGTGGCATTCGGGCAGAGCACGGATTCTAACAAGACCACGAACTTGTTCCAGATCCAGGCGATAAGCGGGCGCAATGTATCGCTCGATATATCTTCCATCTGCTTCTCTGTTTTCTCGATTCTGTCGTTGTTCGGGTTCTTTTTCATGGAGAAGAGAAAGTCGAAAGCATCCCAACAAAAGTGA
- the LOC140964245 gene encoding potassium transporter 5-like, whose protein sequence is MADREFHSHDIHDHQHEEAPEPNTHLREEEASIVLNRFDSFTIEAGNVSSKPAAHGGSSGQNSWSRLLNLTFQCVGVIYGDIGTSPLYVFSTTFPDGIQHNDDIIGVLSLIIYTIVLIPLIKYVFIVLRANDNGDGGTFALYSLICRYANVSLIPNSQPEDSQLSNYKLETPSTHLNRARKIKENLEKSKVAKVMLFLATILGTSMVIGDGILTPCISVLSAVGGISGLSQDAIAYISIAILIALFVLQRFGTDKVGYTFAPAICLWFLFITGIGAYNLFKHDIRVLRAFNPLYIVHYFRRNGHKAWVSLGGVVLCITGTEAMFADLGHFNVPAIQISFSGIVFPAIIIAYIGQAAYLSKFPDHVLNTFYDSIPDPIYWPTFVVAVAAAIIASQAMISGAFSIVSQSLSLSCFPRVKVVHTSAKYEGQVYIPDINYFLMIACVIITFGFKTTEKIANAYGIAVVSVMLITTSLLTLIMLFIWKTRIWWICLFFAVFMSVELLYLSSVLYKFTQGGYFPLAFSLVLMIIMATWHYSQQQRYIFEMKNKVSSAYVRDLAKNKDIKRLPGIGLLYSELVQGIPPIFSHFVSNIPSIHSVMVIVSIKSIPISTVLLEERFLFRQVESRESYVYRCVVRYGYKDTMKEPHVFEQQLVQKLKEFIKHEHFMHEAENIPKPDLLGEGSTSSALIQSASSDNKRVNSPLALLPGAEEQMRFIDKAMDQGVFYLLGEVEVVAKKDSSLVKKIVINYAYTFLRKNFRHGEEMLAIPQKRLLKVGMTYEV, encoded by the exons ATGGCGGATCGCGAATTCCACTCTCATGATATCCACGATCATCAGCACGAGGAAGCACCAGAACCAAATACCCATTTGAGAGAAGAAGAAGCTTCAATCGTGTTGAACCGCTTCGACTCGTTCACTATAGAGGCCGGAAATGTTTCTTCTAAACCGGCAGCTCATGGCGGCTCCTCCGGCCAG AATAGCTGGAGCCGGCTTTTGAATTTAACTTTTCAGTGTGTGGGAGTTATATATGGAGATATCGGGACCTCTCCACTGTACGTGTTCTCCACCACTTTTCCCGATGGGATTCAGCATAACGACGACATAATTGGAGTTCTTTCGCTCATCATTTACACCATTGTTCTCATTCCTTTGATCAAATATGTCTTCATTGTTTTGAGGGCCAACGATAATGGCGATG GGGGTACATTTGCCCTGTATTCCTTAATATGCCGGTACGCTAACGTGAGTCTGATACCAAATAGTCAGCCTGAAGACTCCCAACTCTCAAACTACAAACTCGAAACCCCTTCGACCCATTTAAACCGAGCTCGAAAGATCAAAGAGAATCTGGAGAAGAGCAAAGTTGCTAAAGTCATGCTTTTCCTCGCCACGATTCTTGGAACTTCCATGGTCATCGGTGATGGTATTCTTACACCCTGCATCTCAG TCCTTTCTGCTGTAGGTGGAATCAGTGGTTTGAGCCAAG ATGCTATTGCTTACATTTCAATTGCCATATTGATTGCTCTCTTCGTCCTGCAACGATTCGGCACTGATAAAGTGGGCTACACCTTTGCTCCCGCAATCTGCTTATGGTTTTTATTTATAACTGGAATTGGTGCCTACAACTTATTCAAGCATGATATTCGTGTTTTACGAGCTTTCAATCCGCTGTATATAGTGCATTATTTCCGAAGAAATGGTCACAAAGCGTGGGTATCTCTTGGTGGAGTTGTTCTCTGCATCACAG GGACCGAGGCCATGTTTGCTGACTTGGGCCATTTCAATGTACCAGCCATACAA ATTAGTTTCTCCGGAATTGTTTTTCCTGCTATCATCATTGCATATATTGGACAAGCTGCGTACCTTTCGAAGTTTCCTGATCATGTGCTAAACACATTTTATGACTCCATACCAG ATCCAATTTATTGGCCAACTTTTGTTGTGGCTGTTGCTGCCGCCATTATTGCCAGTCAAGCTATGATATCTGGAGCATTTTCCATCGTCTCCCAATCCCTGAGTCTAAGTTGTTTTCCAAGAGTAAAAGTTGTTCACACTTCTGCCAAGTATGAGGGACAAGTCTACATTCCTGATATCAATTACTTTCTCATGATTGCTTGTGTCATCATAACGTTTGGCTTCAAAACGACAGAAAAGATTGCCAACGCTTATG GTATAGCTGTTGTTTCGGTGATGTTGATAACAACATCTCTGTTGACACTGATAATGCTCTTCATTTGGAAAACTAGAATTTGGTGGATTTGCTTGTTCTTCGCTGTTTTCATGTCGGTGGAGTTGTTATATCTATCGTCCGTTCTTTATAAGTTTACCCAAGGCGGGTATTTCCCATTGGCTTTCTCTCTAGTGCTTATGATAATAATGGCTACATGGCATTATTCGCAGCAGCAACGTTACATTTTCGAGATGAAAAATAAGGTTTCTAGTGCGTATGTCAGGGACTTAGCTAAGAACAAAGACATAAAGAGACTACCAGGAATTGGGCTTCTTTATTCTGAACTAGTTCAAGGAATCCCACCAATATTTTCTCACTTTGTTTCTAACATCCCTTCTATTCATTCTGTGATGGTAATAGTTTCTATAAAGTCCATTCCTATCAGCACCGTCTTGCTTGAGGAGCGGTTTTTGTTTAGACAAGTTGAATCAAGAGAAAGCTATGTTTACCGTTGTGTTGTAAGGTATGGATACAAGGATACAATGAAGGAACCACATGTATTTGAACAACAGCTAGTGCAGAAATTGAAGGAGTTCATAAAGCATGAACATTTTATGCATGAGGCGGAAAACATCCCTAAACCGGATTTATTGGGTGAAGGATCAACTTCTTCTGCATTGATTCAGTCTGCTAGTTCGGATAACAAAAGGGTTAACAGTCCACTGGCCCTGCTTCCTGGAGCAGAAGAACAAATGCGATTTATCGATAAAGCAATGGATCAAGGTGTGTTTTATCTGCTAGGAGAAGTGGAAGTGGTTGCAAAAAAGGACTCATCTTTGGTCAAGAAGATAGTAATAAACTATGCCTACACATTCCTAAGGAAGAACTTTAGACATGGAGAAGAAATGTTGGCCATTCCCCAGAAAAGGCTTCTTAAAGTTGGAATGACATATGAAGTTTGA